A genomic region of Bacillota bacterium contains the following coding sequences:
- the thiM gene encoding hydroxyethylthiazole kinase, producing the protein MNWIESICNLNEKVRQDHPLIHHITNLVVTNVTANVTLAVGAAPVMLGAVEDAAAMTQHAQALVLNCGTLSPDSVEAMLAAGQAANENNIPVVLDPVAVGTTPFRTEMILKILQQVKCTVIRGNSSEMGFLAGKGVRPRGVDARPDDHLDSTALDKDRSELAAKLAGKYSATAAVTGRYDYVSDGNRLVRIDNGHPLLTVVTGTGCMATSVIAAWTAVAQDPFLAAAGALAAYGVAAEIAAEKADGPGTFQANLFDAVYNLNAEHLRDRLKISVNMEV; encoded by the coding sequence ATGAACTGGATTGAGTCTATCTGTAACCTAAATGAAAAAGTAAGGCAAGATCACCCTCTTATTCATCACATTACTAACCTAGTGGTTACAAACGTCACCGCTAACGTCACTTTAGCTGTCGGCGCGGCTCCGGTGATGCTAGGAGCAGTGGAAGATGCCGCTGCCATGACTCAGCATGCCCAGGCCTTGGTGCTAAATTGCGGCACTTTGTCCCCGGACTCAGTGGAAGCCATGTTAGCAGCCGGACAGGCAGCTAACGAAAACAACATTCCGGTAGTTTTAGATCCGGTGGCGGTAGGGACTACGCCCTTTCGGACAGAAATGATACTGAAGATATTGCAGCAGGTCAAATGCACGGTTATTCGTGGCAACAGTTCCGAAATGGGTTTTCTGGCCGGAAAAGGAGTGCGTCCCCGCGGAGTAGACGCCAGACCGGATGATCATCTTGACAGTACAGCATTGGATAAAGACCGCTCAGAGCTGGCGGCAAAGTTAGCCGGGAAATACTCGGCCACGGCCGCGGTTACAGGGCGGTATGACTATGTGTCGGACGGTAACAGGCTCGTCCGCATCGATAACGGCCATCCGCTTCTCACTGTTGTCACCGGTACCGGGTGTATGGCCACCTCGGTTATTGCCGCCTGGACCGCAGTGGCCCAAGACCCGTTTCTGGCCGCTGCCGGTGCCTTAGCCGCTTACGGCGTAGCGGCAGAAATAGCAGCCGAAAAAGCAGATGGTCCCGGAACCTTTCAGGCTAACCTGTTCGATGCCGTGTACAACCTGAACGCAGAGCACTTGAGGGACCGCTTGAAAATCTCAGTGAATATGGAGGTGTAA
- a CDS encoding aminomethyl-transferring glycine dehydrogenase subunit GcvPA gives MGWHYLPHTDDERAAMLETLGLNTVEDLFIDIPDQVRFDRELELPAPLAEPELYDHMYALAAKNANLNDYATFLGAGVYDHYVPSAVRQILARNEFYTAYTPYQPETSQGILQAMFEYQDMICELTGMDVANASLYDGATAVAEAALVAVNSTRNTEIVVADTVNPAYRTVLSTYVTPQGFTVKELPNADGVLDPGTVVDNLGPETACLIVQTPNFFGILEDITALAKKLADHKAVLIVVADPIGLGLLEPPVQADIVVGDGQSLGNAPSFGGPLLGFLAAKQKLVRRLPGRIVGQTTDKEGNRGFVLTLQTREQHIRREKATSNICSNQALNALAAAVYMTLMGPQGLRQVAELSLKKAHYAADRIAAVPGFSLAFDRPFFKEFVIKANRPISEINQALLGRNIIGGLDLSCYYPELKDHMLLCVTERRTRAEIDTLVSVLEGMS, from the coding sequence ATGGGTTGGCATTACCTGCCCCATACTGACGATGAGCGGGCAGCTATGCTTGAGACTTTAGGGTTAAATACAGTAGAAGACCTATTTATCGATATCCCAGACCAGGTACGATTTGACCGCGAACTGGAATTGCCTGCTCCTTTAGCAGAACCAGAACTGTATGACCACATGTACGCCTTGGCGGCCAAGAATGCTAACTTGAACGATTATGCCACTTTTCTTGGGGCCGGGGTGTACGATCATTATGTCCCCAGTGCCGTCCGACAAATTTTAGCCCGTAACGAGTTTTATACTGCTTATACCCCGTACCAACCAGAAACCAGTCAAGGTATCTTACAGGCTATGTTTGAATATCAAGATATGATCTGTGAATTGACCGGCATGGATGTGGCCAACGCTTCGTTATATGACGGGGCTACAGCAGTGGCGGAAGCCGCTTTGGTAGCTGTGAATTCGACTCGAAACACAGAGATAGTGGTAGCCGATACGGTAAACCCGGCTTATCGCACGGTGCTGTCCACTTACGTAACGCCCCAAGGATTCACTGTTAAGGAGTTGCCGAATGCAGACGGGGTGTTAGATCCGGGTACAGTAGTCGATAATCTCGGTCCGGAAACGGCCTGCTTGATTGTTCAGACTCCCAACTTCTTTGGGATCTTGGAAGATATCACGGCGCTCGCCAAGAAACTGGCGGATCACAAAGCCGTGCTAATTGTGGTGGCCGATCCGATCGGCTTGGGTTTATTAGAACCGCCTGTGCAAGCAGATATTGTGGTGGGAGACGGCCAAAGCTTAGGTAATGCGCCCAGTTTCGGCGGACCGTTGCTGGGATTTTTGGCGGCAAAACAGAAGCTGGTTCGGCGGCTGCCAGGGCGAATTGTTGGGCAAACAACTGACAAAGAAGGGAACCGGGGTTTTGTTCTAACTTTACAGACCCGTGAGCAGCATATTCGCCGGGAGAAGGCCACATCAAATATTTGCTCCAACCAGGCCTTGAATGCTTTGGCTGCTGCCGTGTACATGACTTTGATGGGTCCTCAGGGTTTGCGCCAAGTGGCGGAACTGTCACTTAAAAAAGCGCACTATGCAGCCGACAGAATTGCCGCTGTACCGGGTTTCTCGCTGGCGTTTGACCGTCCGTTCTTTAAAGAGTTTGTGATCAAGGCTAACCGACCCATCAGCGAAATAAACCAAGCACTGCTGGGCCGGAATATTATCGGTGGGCTAGATCTTAGTTGTTACTATCCCGAACTAAAAGATCACATGCTGCTATGTGTCACTGAACGGCGGACGCGAGCGGAGATCGACACGTTGGTGTCAGTATTGGAGGGGATGTCATGA
- the gcvT gene encoding glycine cleavage system aminomethyltransferase GcvT, with protein sequence MANLKRTPLFEIHRQLGGKMVPFAGWEMPVQYSGIIDETKATRTKATLFDISHMGQILVTGSDAGQFLQHMVTNDVARLRDNQAQYAFLCREHGGTVDDILVYRLTDSRYLLVVNAANADKDFDWLTEQRQGNVQVDNLCAVEGQLALQGPAAIEVLSKLTEADLGSIKYFRFLPEVEVAGVKCLVSRTGYTGEDGFEIYSGRKHLALLWEALLDAGKTVGLIPAGLGARDVLRLEAGLPLYGHELDEDITPLEAGQDFFIKLGKEEDFIGKAALQEQVSAGLTRQLVGFETLERVIPRSGYDIYHQGDKMGQVTSGSFSPTLGKVIGFGFVKPKWSTTGTQIEIQVRGRMAKAQVVPLPFYRREK encoded by the coding sequence ATGGCTAACCTAAAGCGCACGCCTTTGTTCGAAATCCATCGGCAGTTGGGCGGTAAAATGGTACCGTTTGCCGGTTGGGAAATGCCGGTTCAGTACTCTGGCATTATCGACGAAACCAAGGCGACGCGTACCAAAGCAACTTTGTTCGATATTTCCCATATGGGACAGATTCTGGTTACCGGTTCCGATGCTGGGCAGTTTCTCCAGCACATGGTTACCAATGATGTAGCCAGGCTAAGAGACAACCAGGCCCAGTATGCATTCTTATGTAGGGAACACGGCGGTACTGTGGACGACATTTTAGTTTATCGGCTTACAGACAGCAGGTACCTGTTGGTAGTCAACGCCGCTAATGCCGATAAAGATTTCGATTGGCTAACCGAACAGAGACAGGGCAACGTACAGGTAGACAACTTGTGTGCAGTTGAAGGACAGCTGGCTCTGCAAGGACCGGCAGCGATTGAAGTATTGAGCAAACTAACTGAAGCAGACCTGGGTAGCATCAAATATTTTCGGTTTCTACCGGAGGTGGAGGTTGCAGGGGTAAAGTGCCTGGTCTCCCGGACAGGCTATACCGGCGAAGACGGTTTTGAAATCTATTCCGGCCGCAAGCACCTGGCCCTGCTTTGGGAAGCACTTCTGGATGCGGGTAAGACTGTCGGACTTATTCCGGCGGGATTAGGTGCCCGCGATGTGCTTCGCTTAGAAGCTGGACTGCCTTTATACGGTCACGAACTGGATGAAGACATTACTCCGCTGGAAGCGGGACAGGATTTCTTCATTAAGTTGGGTAAAGAGGAGGACTTTATCGGTAAAGCTGCCCTGCAGGAACAGGTAAGCGCCGGGTTGACACGGCAACTGGTAGGGTTTGAAACCCTAGAGCGGGTTATTCCTCGTAGCGGCTATGATATTTACCATCAGGGTGATAAGATGGGACAAGTAACTTCCGGATCTTTTTCGCCCACACTGGGTAAGGTTATAGGGTTTGGTTTCGTCAAGCCTAAGTGGAGTACCACCGGCACTCAAATAGAAATCCAAGTTCGGGGCCGCATGGCCAAGGCTCAGGTTGTTCCACTACCATTTTACCGGAGGGAGAAATAA
- a CDS encoding thiamine phosphate synthase — translation MEIQYDLYVLTDKALSKGRPMVEIVEQAIQGGATLVQYRAKNACGRDMVQEALALLEVTRCYRVPLIVNDRVDVALAVDADGVHLGQEDIPCKLARKLIGPDKILGISASTVDEARRAEQDGADYLGVGAVFPTGTKADAGDAIGLEGLSAVREAVTIPIVAIGGINIDNAAVVAATGVDGLSVVSAIVSSPDPKQVAWALKQAFLQGQAQLDSSR, via the coding sequence GTGGAAATACAATATGACTTGTACGTGCTCACCGACAAAGCCTTGTCTAAAGGGCGTCCAATGGTAGAGATAGTGGAACAAGCTATCCAAGGGGGAGCCACCTTGGTCCAATATCGGGCCAAGAATGCTTGCGGGCGTGATATGGTGCAGGAGGCATTAGCATTGCTGGAAGTTACCCGCTGCTACAGAGTTCCACTCATTGTTAACGATCGAGTAGATGTGGCTCTGGCTGTTGACGCCGACGGCGTACACCTGGGACAGGAAGACATCCCTTGCAAACTGGCTCGGAAACTTATCGGCCCAGATAAGATCCTCGGCATTTCTGCTTCAACAGTGGATGAAGCGCGGCGAGCCGAACAAGATGGCGCCGATTACTTAGGGGTGGGAGCAGTCTTTCCCACCGGAACCAAAGCTGACGCCGGTGACGCCATCGGTCTGGAAGGGTTGAGCGCTGTCCGCGAAGCTGTAACTATTCCCATTGTAGCTATCGGCGGTATCAACATTGACAACGCCGCGGTCGTTGCCGCCACTGGCGTAGACGGCCTATCAGTGGTCTCGGCCATTGTGTCGTCACCTGACCCCAAGCAAGTCGCTTGGGCCCTAAAGCAAGCTTTTCTTCAAGGACAAGCACAACTAGACTCCTCGAGGTGA
- a CDS encoding HAD family phosphatase yields MTISRYRLLVLDLDGTLLDHKSELSPNTEAAVKKARAQGLKVTFATGRLFGDAIPYAQHLGLTLPLILNHGALIQTLAGEVLASWQIGSNSAQTLISIARRTGCPCQLYSKGQLYLEKLAYWNQEYLKYSFTSPVIVPDLAATAAQGPEQIDFLGEPEELGRVKRIIEQELGAAVQPTSSYRHLLEILPPGVSKGTAVEYLAAYLQIPLSATVAVGDGYNDLEMILAAGLGVAMGNAPEEVQRQADHVTAPNSQDGLVLFLDWLLADDTFNFDNDSDEKVVV; encoded by the coding sequence ATGACAATTTCCCGTTACCGCCTGTTGGTCCTGGATCTGGACGGTACTCTGCTGGATCACAAAAGCGAGCTGTCACCGAATACAGAGGCAGCCGTGAAAAAGGCCAGGGCTCAAGGACTAAAAGTCACTTTTGCCACTGGCAGGCTATTTGGCGATGCCATCCCTTATGCTCAGCACTTAGGTTTAACCCTGCCGCTGATCCTTAACCACGGCGCACTTATTCAAACCCTGGCCGGGGAAGTCCTGGCCAGCTGGCAGATAGGCAGTAATAGTGCTCAAACTTTGATCTCCATTGCCCGCAGAACCGGCTGCCCCTGCCAACTGTATTCAAAAGGCCAGCTCTACCTAGAAAAGCTGGCTTATTGGAACCAAGAATATCTAAAATATTCCTTTACCTCACCTGTAATAGTCCCTGACCTGGCTGCCACAGCCGCTCAGGGGCCGGAACAAATTGACTTCTTAGGTGAACCGGAAGAACTGGGACGGGTAAAGAGAATAATAGAACAAGAATTAGGCGCAGCCGTTCAGCCCACTTCTTCCTATCGGCACTTACTAGAGATATTACCGCCGGGCGTATCTAAAGGAACGGCCGTGGAATATTTGGCCGCCTACTTACAGATTCCCCTTTCTGCTACCGTGGCTGTAGGCGATGGTTACAATGATCTTGAGATGATCTTGGCTGCCGGGTTAGGTGTGGCCATGGGAAACGCTCCGGAAGAAGTCCAGCGTCAAGCCGACCATGTAACCGCCCCCAACAGCCAGGATGGTCTGGTACTGTTTTTGGATTGGCTGCTAGCAGACGATACATTTAACTTCGATAACGACAGCGATGAAAAAGTAGTGGTATAG
- a CDS encoding aminomethyl-transferring glycine dehydrogenase subunit GcvPB: MRKEKALIFELGSSGREGFSLPASDVPEQDLADLIPPSFLRETAPDLPEVSEGEAVRHYVELSRRNFGVDNGFYPLGSCTMKYNPKINEDVAALPGFAQVHPYLPKELSQGALQVLYELDQYLSEITGMDRVTVQPAAGAHGELTGLMLIRAYHNNRGDNRTTVICPDSAHGTNPASAAMAGFKVLTIPSNDKGLVDLEALKAALDEDVAALMLTNPNTLGLFEVDIHEIANLVHQVGGLLYYDGANLNAVMGHARPGDMGFDVVHLNLHKTFSTPHGGGGPGSGAVGVKKELIPFLPVPVVEKEQDRYTLSYDVPLSIGKVQGFYGNFGTALKAYTYIRQMGGRGLRQASSDAVLNANYVRHLLKDAYLLPHGDGPCKHEFVLSAKNFKDKYGVRTLDIAKRLIDYGVHPPTVYFPLIVDEALMIEPTETESKQTLDEFVQVMKAIAKEAATDPESVLSAPHTTVVGRLDEVKAARHLVLRREK, encoded by the coding sequence ATGAGAAAAGAGAAAGCCTTGATTTTCGAACTGGGAAGCTCCGGACGCGAAGGCTTTTCCTTGCCGGCCAGCGACGTTCCCGAACAAGACCTTGCCGACCTAATTCCGCCATCATTCCTACGGGAAACTGCACCTGATTTACCCGAAGTGTCCGAAGGGGAAGCTGTCCGCCATTATGTGGAGCTGTCGCGCCGCAATTTTGGCGTGGACAACGGCTTCTATCCCCTCGGGTCTTGTACTATGAAGTATAACCCGAAGATAAACGAAGACGTAGCCGCCCTGCCGGGCTTTGCTCAGGTGCATCCCTATCTGCCGAAGGAGCTAAGCCAAGGAGCGCTCCAGGTGTTATACGAATTGGACCAGTATCTGTCTGAGATCACCGGTATGGATAGAGTTACTGTGCAGCCGGCTGCCGGTGCTCATGGTGAGCTCACCGGCCTGATGTTGATCCGAGCCTACCATAATAATCGCGGGGACAATCGCACCACTGTTATCTGCCCTGACTCCGCTCACGGCACTAACCCGGCCAGTGCAGCCATGGCAGGTTTTAAGGTGCTTACTATACCGTCCAATGACAAGGGTCTGGTAGATCTGGAAGCCTTAAAAGCAGCTCTGGACGAAGATGTAGCAGCTCTGATGCTTACCAACCCCAACACCTTGGGCTTGTTCGAGGTGGATATTCATGAGATCGCCAACCTGGTGCACCAAGTGGGCGGTCTACTGTATTATGACGGGGCCAATCTAAACGCTGTCATGGGTCATGCGCGCCCGGGAGACATGGGTTTTGATGTGGTCCATCTAAACCTGCATAAGACGTTTTCCACTCCTCACGGCGGTGGGGGGCCAGGCAGCGGTGCAGTGGGCGTAAAGAAGGAACTGATTCCCTTCTTGCCGGTGCCGGTAGTGGAGAAGGAGCAAGACCGTTATACATTAAGCTACGATGTACCGCTTAGCATAGGCAAAGTTCAAGGATTCTACGGCAACTTCGGTACAGCGCTCAAAGCGTACACCTACATTCGGCAGATGGGTGGCCGCGGTCTGAGACAAGCCAGCAGCGATGCGGTCTTAAACGCCAATTATGTACGACACCTGCTTAAAGACGCATATTTACTCCCGCACGGAGACGGTCCCTGTAAACACGAGTTTGTGCTCAGTGCGAAAAACTTTAAGGATAAATACGGTGTCCGAACGCTGGATATTGCCAAACGGCTGATCGATTACGGGGTGCATCCGCCTACCGTTTACTTCCCCCTTATTGTCGACGAAGCTCTTATGATTGAACCCACGGAAACAGAATCGAAGCAGACACTGGATGAGTTTGTCCAGGTGATGAAAGCGATTGCCAAGGAGGCGGCCACTGACCCCGAATCGGTGCTCAGCGCACCCCACACTACGGTAGTGGGACGGCTGGATGAAGTAAAAGCGGCCCGACATCTGGTACTGCGTCGGGAAAAGTAG
- the gcvH gene encoding glycine cleavage system protein GcvH: MSKIPEKLLYLETHEWVRFENEKAYVGITDYAQDQLGDVVFVELPAVGEEFQAKSGIAVVESVKAASDIYAPISGTVVEVNEALEDNPQLVNEDPYGEGWMVVLTVDNEEEIKALLSAEDYGKILEEEA, encoded by the coding sequence ATGTCAAAAATACCGGAAAAACTACTCTATTTAGAAACCCACGAATGGGTGCGGTTCGAAAACGAGAAGGCCTATGTAGGCATCACTGATTATGCCCAGGATCAGTTGGGTGACGTGGTTTTCGTTGAGCTTCCGGCGGTGGGAGAGGAGTTTCAAGCGAAAAGCGGCATTGCCGTGGTAGAGTCAGTTAAGGCTGCATCAGATATTTATGCTCCGATTTCAGGGACTGTAGTTGAAGTAAACGAAGCCTTGGAGGATAATCCGCAGCTTGTTAACGAGGACCCCTACGGCGAAGGGTGGATGGTGGTTCTTACCGTTGACAATGAGGAAGAAATAAAGGCGCTCTTGTCGGCTGAGGACTATGGCAAGATTTTGGAAGAGGAGGCCTAA